Within Tamandua tetradactyla isolate mTamTet1 chromosome 10, mTamTet1.pri, whole genome shotgun sequence, the genomic segment AATTTCTAATATTTCCCCATTTCATGCCTACTTCAGTCTCATGCTTTACTTAGACACCCATGAGGCGAGCACATGGACCACTCCTACCACTGGATACTCACTAGATAGCACACAGAGGTTCCTTCTGAGTGCTTACTAAAAGTATAGTAAAACAGAACACCATTATAGACTATTTGCTACTGGATAAAACATCAAAAGAGAGGGGCATTAGTGGCAGTTCTTCTCTTCAAATAGTTAAAGGAGAATGATCACAGTCATTTATAAGGATGATGAAAGCAAACTCAAAGAACTATAGGACCTAAGTAGAAAAACTATCCATATACTCTCCAGGAATTCTACCTACACCAAATgtattcaataaaacaaaaaaaaatctatgtgcATCTGGGCTAACCTAAGATGTCATTTTTCAAAGATCTTATCACCAAGAAATGATAAATGAAGAAGGTCTTATATTTGTTCTCCCTAAACTTAGACAGAAAAAAACCTTTTGGGTTTCTTTTCCTGggatgttttaaatattaaatagttCTGTACCATACCAAAGAGATAGAGTGTTTGGTCCTAAAATATAATTACTCTTCAAAGGATTCAGAAAATTCCTGAATGTTGGAATGGGTTCCTCCTTTTGATTGCAGTGGCTTCTTGAATAATCCATCCACTAAGCATTTTCTGTAATCCCTCATGTGGTTACAGCATCAGAATTCCTGATCTTCATGAGAAAGCCTTCTATGGTAATGGTCAAATGATATAATTATGGAAAGCACAGAGAACTGGGAAAACAGAGTTAATGATTTCACAATATAAAGGGATTATATTATATTAGCACAGAGATATATTAGCACATCTATAAACTACTAAACAAATAAATCCGTGATGAACTGAAATATTCTTCTTGATCAGTAAAAACTTTCTTCTACCATGAGGCAGTAGAGTTGGTTGATTTAAAA encodes:
- the LNP1 gene encoding LOW QUALITY PROTEIN: leukemia NUP98 fusion partner 1 (The sequence of the model RefSeq protein was modified relative to this genomic sequence to represent the inferred CDS: substituted 3 bases at 3 genomic stop codons), producing the protein MDSKTSEKFSVLSIIISFDHYHRRLSHEDQEFXCCNHMRDYRKCLVDGLFKKPLQSKGGTHSNIQEFSESFEEXLYFRTKHSISLGPESKKERNERDCLSMETRSHKEVKEXRGSRKEEHREVYMIPW